The following are encoded together in the Cicer arietinum cultivar CDC Frontier isolate Library 1 chromosome 2, Cicar.CDCFrontier_v2.0, whole genome shotgun sequence genome:
- the LOC101510547 gene encoding uncharacterized protein, translated as MLILPTTFLSFIFFLYILFKKIMTKVDKSQVIILSILLLLLVMTPFLPSSMKPSYLYLIFNILIIALGVEAGFLSVFSDTLEDKKQQHEKETSSCGINNACSVSEQQQNQKKVFEKCVSEKIVFVDANKVDHKVKKCASMPSLFYIEDHESEVEEFELEDEVGGVNGQELFAKAEAFIGNFYKQLKMQREESWAS; from the coding sequence ATGCTTATTCTTCCTACtacttttttatcttttattttcttcctctATATCTTATTCAAGAAGATCATGACCAAAGTTGATAAATCTCAAGTTATAATTCTCTCTATTTTACTTCTTCTCCTTGTGATGACACCCTTTTTACCTTCCTCTATGAAGCCTAGTTATCTTTACTTAATCTTCAACATCCTTATCATTGCACTTGGAGTTGAAGCTggttttctttctgttttctcTGACACTTTAGAAGACAAAAAGCAACAACATGAGAAAGAAACATCATCATGTGGCATAAACAATGCATGTTCTGTCTCagaacaacaacaaaatcaaaagaAGGTTTTTGAAAAGTGTGTATCTGAGAAGATTGTTTTTGTTGATGCTAATAAAGTAGATCATAAAGTGAAAAAATGTGCTTCAATGCCAAGTCTTTTTTATATTGAAGATCATGAATCAGAAGTTGAAGAGTTTGAATTAGAAGATGAAGTTGGTGGTGTTAATGGACAAGAACTGTTTGCAAAAGCTGAAGCTTTTATTGGAAATTTCTATAAGCAGTTGAAGATGCAGAGAGAAGAGTCTTGGGCTTCTTAG